Proteins encoded by one window of Bubalus bubalis isolate 160015118507 breed Murrah chromosome 4, NDDB_SH_1, whole genome shotgun sequence:
- the RBP5 gene encoding retinol-binding protein 5 isoform X2, whose protein sequence is MPPNLTGYYRFVSQKNLENYLQALNVNMALRKIALLLKPDKEIDQRGNHMTVKTLSTFRNYVLEFEVGVEFEEDLRTVDGRKCQTIVTWEEEQLVCVQKGEVPNRGWRLWLEEEMLYQVRDYRQPPGQPHCDF, encoded by the exons ATGCCTCCCAACCTCACCGGCTACTACCGCTTCGTCTCCCAGAAGAACTTGGAGAACTACCTGCAAGCTCTGA ATGTCAACATGGCTCTGCGGAAGATCGCCCTGCTGCTCAAGCCGGACAAGGAGATTGACCAGCGGGGCAACCACATGACAGTGAAAACCCTCAGCACCTTCCGAAACTATGTTCTGGAATTCGAGGTGGGAGTGGAGTTTGAGGAGGACCTGAGGACCGTGGATGGACGAAAATGCCAG ACCATAGTCACCTGGGAAGAGGAGCAGCTGGTTTGTGTGCAGAAAGGAGAGGTCCCTAACCGGGGCTGGCGACTCTGGCTGGAGGAAGAGATGTTATATCAG GTCAGAGACTACAGGCAGCCCCCTGGCCAGCCACACTGTGACTTCTGA
- the RBP5 gene encoding retinol-binding protein 5 isoform X1 yields the protein MPPNLTGYYRFVSQKNLENYLQALNVNMALRKIALLLKPDKEIDQRGNHMTVKTLSTFRNYVLEFEVGVEFEEDLRTVDGRKCQTIVTWEEEQLVCVQKGEVPNRGWRLWLEEEMLYQEVTARDAVCQCVFRKVK from the exons ATGCCTCCCAACCTCACCGGCTACTACCGCTTCGTCTCCCAGAAGAACTTGGAGAACTACCTGCAAGCTCTGA ATGTCAACATGGCTCTGCGGAAGATCGCCCTGCTGCTCAAGCCGGACAAGGAGATTGACCAGCGGGGCAACCACATGACAGTGAAAACCCTCAGCACCTTCCGAAACTATGTTCTGGAATTCGAGGTGGGAGTGGAGTTTGAGGAGGACCTGAGGACCGTGGATGGACGAAAATGCCAG ACCATAGTCACCTGGGAAGAGGAGCAGCTGGTTTGTGTGCAGAAAGGAGAGGTCCCTAACCGGGGCTGGCGACTCTGGCTGGAGGAAGAGATGTTATATCAG GAAGTGACCGCACGAGATGCAGTGTGCCAGTGTGTCTTCAGGAAGGTCAAATAG